A genomic stretch from Flavobacterium nitratireducens includes:
- a CDS encoding Gfo/Idh/MocA family protein produces the protein MNRRKLRMGMIGGGKNAFIGAIHRHAMWLDGLIELKCGALNIEPDLAVESGRELFLDEDRTYLNYTDMLNKEAELPADERIDFVTIVTPNFVHFEPAMMALEKGFNVVLEKPMTLTYEQALLLQAKVKETGKRLCLTHTYSGYPMVKQAKAIIKNGDLGKIRKIWVEYPQGWLSRLSEREGNMQAAWRTDPEKSGKSASMGDIGTHAAHLAEYISGLQITELCASLNTVVDGRMLDDDGSVLLRFNNGATGVLLASQVAAGEENALKIRVYGEKGGLEWHQMEPNSLILKWLDNPTQILRAGTNYPNLSSYMTSNCRTPGGHPEGYLEAFANIYKNFANTLLADLSGQTPTEIDIDYPNENDGVRGMAFIENVVNASNSDTKWHPLKL, from the coding sequence ATGAATAGAAGAAAATTACGAATGGGTATGATTGGCGGTGGAAAAAATGCCTTCATAGGAGCGATTCATAGACACGCAATGTGGTTAGATGGTCTCATAGAACTAAAGTGTGGTGCATTAAATATCGAACCTGATCTTGCAGTTGAATCTGGTCGTGAACTATTTTTAGATGAGGATCGAACTTATTTGAATTATACTGACATGCTTAATAAAGAAGCTGAATTACCTGCTGATGAAAGAATTGATTTTGTAACAATAGTAACTCCAAATTTTGTTCATTTTGAACCAGCCATGATGGCTTTAGAAAAAGGTTTTAATGTTGTATTAGAAAAACCTATGACCTTAACCTATGAACAAGCTTTATTATTGCAAGCTAAGGTTAAAGAAACAGGAAAAAGATTGTGTCTAACTCATACCTATTCAGGTTATCCAATGGTTAAACAAGCCAAAGCAATAATCAAAAATGGTGATTTGGGTAAAATACGAAAAATTTGGGTCGAATACCCTCAAGGCTGGCTTAGCAGATTATCGGAACGAGAAGGTAATATGCAGGCAGCTTGGCGTACTGACCCGGAAAAAAGCGGAAAAAGTGCATCAATGGGAGATATAGGAACTCACGCAGCACATTTAGCTGAATACATTTCTGGTTTACAAATTACAGAATTATGTGCTAGTTTAAATACAGTTGTCGACGGAAGAATGCTTGATGATGATGGAAGTGTATTACTTCGTTTTAATAATGGTGCTACTGGAGTATTGTTAGCATCACAGGTAGCAGCCGGAGAAGAGAATGCCTTGAAAATAAGAGTTTACGGTGAAAAAGGTGGGCTTGAATGGCATCAAATGGAACCTAATTCTCTTATTCTAAAATGGCTAGACAATCCTACACAAATATTAAGAGCAGGAACCAATTATCCCAATTTAAGTTCATACATGACTTCAAATTGCAGAACTCCTGGTGGTCACCCCGAAGGATATTTGGAAGCATTTGCTAATATTTACAAAAATTTTGCAAATACATTGTTAGCTGATTTAAGTGGTCAAACTCCAACTGAAATTGACATTGATTACCCTAACGAAAATGATGGTGTGAGAGGAATGGCTTTTATCGAAAATGTTGTTAACGCATCAAATTCGGATACAAAATGGCATCCTCTTAAATTATAA
- the ytxJ gene encoding bacillithiol system redox-active protein YtxJ, translated as MSFFKNIFGDNETPKQQEVKINWENLTDLNQLGEIIFNSNEKPVVIFKHSTRCSISRMALKQFENEFALQDKVTPYFLDLITYREISNEIANRFGVQHQSPQILVIKDGKSVYDASHSDIDAEFLNSKIG; from the coding sequence ATGAGTTTTTTTAAAAATATCTTTGGAGACAATGAAACTCCAAAACAACAAGAAGTGAAAATTAATTGGGAAAATTTAACCGATTTGAATCAGTTAGGTGAAATTATTTTTAATTCTAATGAGAAACCAGTGGTCATTTTTAAACACAGTACTAGATGTAGTATCAGTAGAATGGCTCTAAAGCAATTTGAAAACGAATTTGCTTTACAGGATAAAGTTACACCCTATTTTTTAGATTTGATTACATATCGCGAAATTTCTAATGAAATAGCTAATCGTTTTGGGGTACAACATCAATCGCCACAAATCTTGGTTATTAAAGACGGGAAATCTGTTTATGATGCTTCGCATTCAGATATTGATGCGGAATTTTTGAATAGTAAAATTGGATAA
- a CDS encoding GMC oxidoreductase: protein MADNQYDAIVVGSGISGGWAAKELTEKGLKVLLLERGHNIEHIKDYVEQNKPIWEYPHRHYRPTKQMVEDYPVLKRDYPLNERNLSYWASDKDNPYTETKPFDWFRGYHVGGRSLMWGRQSYRWSDLDFEANLKDGIAIDWPIRYNDIAPWYSYVEKFIGVSGSKENLSQLPDSEFLPPMDLNVVEKTVASRIKEHYNNARTLIIGRVAHVTKAIKDRTPCQFRNMCWNGCQFGGYFSTQSSTLPAAVKTGNLTLRPFSIVKEILYDKNTKKATGVTVIDAETNEEMVFSSKIVFLCASAFNSTWILMNSAKDVWKDGLGSSSGELGHNAMDHHFRVGASGDFEGHEDSYYYGFRPNGFYIPRYQNLDGNSKRDYIRGFGYQGSASRNGWKSQVAEMNIGKDLKDQFGEPGNWSIGATAFGEMLPYHENKISLDPNKKDKWGLPVLNFDVEIKENEKKMREDMKNDMKEMLEIAGAKNVKVFESDYAPGMGIHEMGTARMGRDPKTSVLNGNNQVWDCLNVFVTDGACMTSASCVNPSLTYMALTARAANFAAEELKKGNL from the coding sequence ATGGCAGATAATCAATATGATGCAATAGTAGTTGGTTCTGGAATTTCTGGTGGATGGGCAGCTAAAGAGTTAACTGAAAAAGGCTTAAAAGTGTTACTTCTTGAAAGAGGTCACAACATAGAGCATATAAAAGATTATGTGGAACAAAATAAACCTATTTGGGAATATCCACATCGTCATTATAGACCAACAAAACAAATGGTTGAGGATTATCCAGTTCTTAAAAGAGATTATCCATTAAACGAACGAAATCTGTCTTACTGGGCTAGTGATAAGGATAATCCATATACTGAAACAAAGCCTTTTGATTGGTTTAGAGGATATCATGTTGGGGGGCGTTCTTTAATGTGGGGAAGACAATCGTATCGTTGGAGTGATCTTGATTTTGAAGCTAATTTAAAGGATGGTATTGCAATAGATTGGCCGATACGATACAATGATATTGCTCCGTGGTATAGCTATGTGGAAAAATTTATTGGAGTAAGTGGTTCAAAAGAAAATCTATCTCAATTACCGGATAGTGAATTTTTACCTCCAATGGATTTAAATGTAGTTGAAAAAACAGTAGCTTCTAGGATAAAAGAGCATTATAATAATGCTAGAACTTTAATCATAGGTAGAGTAGCTCATGTAACTAAGGCTATTAAAGACAGGACTCCTTGTCAATTTAGAAACATGTGTTGGAATGGTTGTCAATTTGGTGGGTATTTTTCTACGCAATCATCTACTTTGCCTGCTGCGGTGAAAACGGGGAATTTGACGCTACGTCCATTTTCGATTGTTAAAGAAATATTATATGATAAAAACACCAAAAAAGCGACTGGAGTAACGGTTATTGATGCTGAAACTAATGAAGAAATGGTGTTTTCAAGTAAAATTGTTTTCTTGTGTGCATCTGCATTTAATTCAACATGGATATTAATGAATTCAGCTAAAGATGTCTGGAAAGATGGTTTAGGTAGTAGTAGTGGAGAATTAGGTCACAATGCAATGGATCATCATTTTAGAGTTGGGGCATCTGGAGATTTTGAAGGTCATGAAGATTCTTATTATTATGGTTTTAGACCTAATGGTTTTTACATTCCTAGATATCAGAATTTAGATGGAAATTCAAAAAGAGATTACATTAGAGGTTTTGGATATCAGGGAAGCGCTTCCAGAAACGGATGGAAAAGTCAGGTTGCTGAAATGAATATAGGTAAAGATTTAAAAGATCAATTTGGAGAACCAGGAAATTGGAGTATTGGTGCAACTGCATTTGGAGAAATGTTGCCATATCATGAAAATAAAATAAGTCTTGATCCAAATAAAAAGGATAAATGGGGTTTACCAGTTTTGAATTTTGATGTAGAGATCAAAGAAAATGAGAAGAAAATGCGTGAAGATATGAAAAATGACATGAAAGAAATGTTAGAAATCGCTGGCGCTAAAAATGTAAAAGTTTTTGAATCTGATTATGCTCCTGGAATGGGGATTCATGAAATGGGTACTGCGAGAATGGGAAGAGATCCTAAAACTTCAGTTCTTAACGGAAATAATCAGGTATGGGATTGCTTAAATGTTTTTGTTACTGATGGAGCTTGTATGACCTCGGCGAGTTGCGTTAATCCTTCATTGACCTATATGGCATTAACAGCAAGAGCGGCTAATTTTGCAGCTGAAGAATTGAAAAAAGGAAATTTATAA
- a CDS encoding hydroxypyruvate isomerase family protein: protein MNRRDVMKKLAIGGLLFTNPQVLLSQKINENKKIGLMGNINHSVCRWTFDELSIEELCLLVKKIGFSAIDLVEPKDFPILKRFGIDSSMCTGAHISLTEGWNNPKNHEVLIGNYLKHIDLVADAGYKNLICFSGNRNGMDEEEGLMNCVAGLKQIIEKAEKRGVVIQMELFNSKVDHPDYMADSSSWGIELCKRLESDNFKLLYDIYHMQIMEGNIIDTIQKNHQYFGHYHTAGVPGRHEIDDSQELYYPAIMKAIVATGYKGYVAQEFIPLAKDKDLALKKAIQLCDI from the coding sequence ATGAATAGAAGAGATGTAATGAAGAAACTTGCAATTGGGGGGCTGTTATTTACAAATCCACAAGTGTTGTTATCGCAGAAAATTAATGAAAATAAGAAAATAGGTTTGATGGGGAATATTAATCATTCTGTTTGTCGTTGGACTTTTGATGAGTTGTCAATTGAAGAATTATGTTTATTAGTTAAAAAGATTGGATTTTCTGCTATTGATTTAGTTGAACCAAAAGATTTTCCAATATTAAAGAGATTCGGAATCGATTCTTCAATGTGTACTGGAGCCCATATAAGCCTTACGGAAGGTTGGAATAATCCCAAAAATCATGAAGTTTTGATTGGCAATTATTTGAAACATATTGATTTAGTTGCTGATGCAGGGTACAAAAACTTAATATGTTTCAGTGGGAATCGCAATGGGATGGATGAAGAAGAGGGGTTGATGAATTGTGTGGCAGGTTTAAAACAAATTATTGAAAAAGCTGAAAAGCGAGGGGTTGTAATTCAGATGGAATTATTTAATAGTAAAGTAGATCATCCTGATTATATGGCGGATTCTTCTAGTTGGGGAATTGAACTTTGCAAACGTTTAGAGAGTGATAATTTTAAACTGCTATATGATATTTACCATATGCAAATTATGGAAGGAAATATAATAGATACTATTCAAAAAAATCATCAATATTTTGGACATTATCATACAGCTGGTGTTCCAGGTAGACATGAAATTGATGATTCACAAGAATTATATTACCCTGCAATAATGAAAGCTATTGTTGCAACAGGATACAAAGGCTATGTTGCACAAGAGTTTATTCCTTTGGCAAAAGATAAAGATTTGGCTTTAAAAAAAGCAATTCAACTTTGTGATATTTAA